CATCATCAAGCTTAAACTTGAAACTATGCTCCGCATTTGCTTTCAACAAGTAATCTGTTTCTTGGTTTGTTAGATCGAGTTTTTTGGCAACACGACGAACGGCCTCATGAGCGGTTTGAAGCATCTGTCATTTCTCCTCAGGATTTATAATTTTTAAAATGGAGCGGTGCATGATCGTTTTATAGCCTATCTGGCGCCGGTATACCAAGAAGCTGCAAACCATCTTTTAAAACGTCGGCATATTGTTTAACTATCGCCACCCGGATAGATTCTCGCTTATCACCGATAACTCGGTTGTGTTCATAAAACCGATTAAACTGCTGCGCAAGTTCATATAGATAGTTACAAACATGGTGCGGCATTAATTCTACGACAGCTTTTTGTAACATATCTTCGTATTCAGTAATCTTGCGGACAAGTGTTCGCTCATCTGATTCAAGTTCAACTTCCTGTTTTGTAGTCTGTTTGGCTTTCGCAAGAACACTTCGAGCTCGAGCGTGGGCATATTGCAAATACGGGCCAGAGTTACCTTCCAGGCTTATAGCATCGTTAATGTCAAAAATAACATCGCCACCAACACGTACCCTCAACATTGTGTAGCGTAAGGCACCGATAACTCCGTCAGCAACAGTTGATTCATTTTTAGTCCGACGACGAATCGCCTTTTCAAGCTCATCAAACAACCAACCAATATTTATGGCTGTCCCTTTACGTGAACTCATTTTTCCAGTAGCCAACTTCACCATACCGGTCGATATATTATACGTCTCGCTGTTGATATCCGTCATAGAAAGCTCGGCTGCTTTTAAAACAACTTTAAAATATTCTTGTTGTTCATTGGCTGTCACAACGTAACTTGATTGCGGGCGAAACTCGTACTCTTTCAATTGTATAAGACCGAGATCGCGAGCTTCATAAAGCGTGTTGTCACGAGCATTGATAAAAACCCTGGTGTGTAAATCGTACTTCTCGCCTGGGAAAATCACTGCACCATCGCTTTTTTCAAAAACCTTTCCAATATGACGTTCCACGATAGATCGACCTACTCGGTCTGTTTCGCGTTCCAGATATTGTCGTTTTGTAGGCTTACTGCCCAACGCTTTAAAAGCTTGGTTAAAATAATCAAAACTCCATTGCTTACAAGTTTCGTAAACTTGTTCAAACAACGGGTCATCAAGCACAAAGGATTGTTGAGCCAACACTTCAATTTGCTCCTTTGCCAAATCATCTTTTTCGTAGGTGTCAGCTCCTTCAGCATACATTTTGCTCAGAAACGTCGAGCGCTCGCTTTCTGCTATAGCACCAAGCGAAGCCGGATTATTATCAATTGATCTGAGTATCGCCCACATGCTTTTGCCAACATGTAAACCAACGTCGCCGTGATAGCT
This portion of the Candidatus Saccharibacteria bacterium genome encodes:
- the argS gene encoding arginine--tRNA ligase — translated: MRKKISTSLRETAKNVYNIDINPELNRTDEQFGDYATNIALQLSKKVGKSPQTVAEELVGKLRDILNTDIDDISVAGPGFINFRLSDQALLDELYAGIRPPVNYFEQDIVIETNNPNPFKDLHIGHAYNSIVADSIANLLEAGQGSVHRVSYHGDVGLHVGKSMWAILRSIDNNPASLGAIAESERSTFLSKMYAEGADTYEKDDLAKEQIEVLAQQSFVLDDPLFEQVYETCKQWSFDYFNQAFKALGSKPTKRQYLERETDRVGRSIVERHIGKVFEKSDGAVIFPGEKYDLHTRVFINARDNTLYEARDLGLIQLKEYEFRPQSSYVVTANEQQEYFKVVLKAAELSMTDINSETYNISTGMVKLATGKMSSRKGTAINIGWLFDELEKAIRRRTKNESTVADGVIGALRYTMLRVRVGGDVIFDINDAISLEGNSGPYLQYAHARARSVLAKAKQTTKQEVELESDERTLVRKITEYEDMLQKAVVELMPHHVCNYLYELAQQFNRFYEHNRVIGDKRESIRVAIVKQYADVLKDGLQLLGIPAPDRL